The window GCGAGCCTTCCTTCCCGCGGAAGCGCCCCAGGTTCCCACGTACCACCTCGAAAGTTTTTACCAAGCGGCCAACCACATCGGCGGCGACTACTTTGACTACGTCGATTTGCCGGATGGACGCCTCGCGGTAGTCGTGGCGGATGTCGTCGGTCATGGCGTGGCCGCGGCGATGTACATGGCCAAACTATCCGCGGAAACTCGGTTCTGTCTCGCCAGCGAACCGGATCTCGCTCGAGCGGTCGAACGACTCAACGATCGCATGAGCGCTCTCGAAGTCCAACGCTTCGTGACTTACCTGTTGGTGGTGATTGACCCTCAATCCAATGAACTGAAAATCGTCAACGCGGGCCACATGCCGCCGATCGTTCGCGATGCGGTGTCCGGCCAAATCAGCGAACCGGGTGATGAGGACTCGGGACTGCCCATCGCAATTGACGAAGGCATGGAATACGCGGTGACCACCGTTCCAATGCATGCCGGCGATCTGGCGCTAATGTACACCGATGGATTCAGCGAAGCACTCAACGCGAAAGAGGAAGAGTGGGGCACCGATCCACTTCGTCAGATTGTGCTCAAAGCTGTTCCTTCCAAAGAAGACGATGAGCCACTGGCCAAAGTGGTCAAGAATGAAATCGTTCGTCAAGCGTTTGAACACATGGGCGGCGCGGTGCAGTTCGACGACATGTGCATGGTCATCATCGAACGAACCGAAGATGCCGCTGCGGGTGCGCCCCGATCGCAACCCGCCGCTGCCCAGTCGGATGAAGACGAACCGCAAGTCTCCAAACAATCCGAAACGATCAACGAGCTGGATATCAACGACACCTTGCCAGCCGACTTGTCCGAAAATCACTGACAATCTTTTAACAACCACGTATTCGAACATGACCAAGTCAATCTGCCGCTGGGGAATTCTAGGCGCAGCGAACATCGCTCGCAAAAACTGGAAAGCCATCCGGATGAGCGGCAACGGAGTTGTCGCTGCTGTCGCCAGTCGAGACGTGCAGCGAGCCGAAGCTTTCATTCACGATTGCTCGCTTGAATGCCCGCCCGTGATCACCGGACCAGACGGATCGGCCGAACTGACTCGCCCCGAAGCCATCGGTGATTACCAAGCTTTACTAAACCGCGACGACATCGACGCGGTTTACATCGCCTTGCCAACCACACACCGCAAAAAGTGGGTTCTTGCTGCCGCCGCTGCGGGGAAGCACGTGATCGCCGAAAAACCGTTCGCGGTCCATGCTGAAGATGCCATTGAAATGGCCGATGCCTGTCGCGAAGCGGGCGTGAATTTGATGGACGGCGTGATGTTTGATCATTCCAGCCGACTACCCGAACTGAAGCACACGCTGACCGACCCCGTCGCGTTTGGCGATCTCAAACGAATCCAAACGCATTTCTCGTTTTGCGGCGACGACTCGTTCGAAGAAGCCAACATTCGCGCCAGCGCCGATCTCGAACCACACGGCGCACTCGGCGACCTTGGCTGGTACTGCATTCGATTCACGCTCTGGGCAGCCGGCGATCGATTGCCGACTGCCGTCAGTGGCCAGTCGACGGTTCGCTTGGACGATGGACGTGTGCCTGGCGAATTCCAAGGCGAAATGCGTTTCGATGACGGACTGACCGCGGGCTTTTTCTGTTCGTTCTTTTGCGTCAACCAACAAACGGCAACGCTCTCTGGTAACCGCGGCTACGCAACGTTGAACGATTTTGTATTGCCGTTTAGTGGATCGGAATCCAGTTGGGAGACACACCAGCACGAACTGTTCATTGACAACTGCCGCTGGAACTTTGGCGAGCATAGTCGCAAACACGGCGTCACCGAACACGCCAGCGGCGAAGCGGACTCGCAAGAGACTCGAATGTTTCGACACTTCGCTGATGAAGTCTTGCATCGCCGAGTTGAAGCTCGCTCGTCGGAGATTGCGGTCAAGACTCAGCAAGTGCTTGACGCGTTGCGTCGCAGCGACGCAGATGAAAGCCGCTGGGTCAAGCTTTAGCAATCGCTCGAAACCAACGTTGCCAATCGGCTTCGGCCGATCGAGCAGGCATTCCTTTCAGCTTGGCTTCTCGTAGAACTTGCTGATATCCAGCTCTTGCTTCTGCTCTTGCTCCATCAACTTCAAACGTGATTCCAAACGTTCGATGCGCCGGAGCAATTGCGGGATGGTATCGCGATCTTCTGTCACTCGAACAGGTCGAGGCACCGGCGGATAACCAAGGTGCCGCTGCATCGCGCCAAACAGATACACCGGGTCTTTACGTCGGTTTGCGAGCGCGATGCGACCTTCTTTTTCGCCAAATAGAAACGGCCCTTTCTGGCTGACGTCTTGGTCAGCTTCCACCAACCGACGGCGATACTCCTCGCTGCTCAAGAACAGCAAGTCAGCCAGATCGACCAAGCCCACTTGGGCTCGCAAATTCAGCAACCACTGCGCCCAAGATTGGTCGTAAACCGGGTCCCTGCTCATTGCCAATAAACCGGCGTCGTATCCCAATCGATTTCGCGAAAGCGTTTCAAACTGAAAGAAGAAGAATCCGCAGCGACAATGCTGCAGAATGGCTTCCGGAGTGGTCGGTCCGCGATGATGCGAACTGGCTCGAGCGGGCTGAATCGAATCCGACTCGATCGCTTCCATCTGCTCACTGAATTGAGAACGCAACTTCGCATCGGCCTGCAGGATTTGCAAAGCCAAGTGAATGGTGAATCGACCGGCCTCTTCTTCGGACTCATTGACAAGGTAAGTCTGAAAGGGCGAAAAGTAGTGCGACAATCGCTCCATCGCCGGCCCCATCAAACCGGTGTGCCGCAGTTCCGTCAGCATGAACTCGATCGCCATTGGCAACCGAGTGGTCGCAAGCAGCTCGTGCCGCAATTGCTCCAGCAGCTCCTGCATCGGCGTTTGCTCGGCGATGCGTTGTCGTAGCAGATCGAACAAGTACGCTTGTTCAACATATTCAGAGTGCGGCAGCATCAAGAATCTTCAAAGAGAAGCGTGTTGTCGTTTCCAATAGCTTAGCGGATAAGCGGCGAACTCGAATCCGCCCGCCAAAGTAGCGATCCGGCAATGTTCTGTAGAACCCCGCCCATGGCAGAGACAATGCAATTTACAAATGCCGTGCTTCGCAAGGTTGAATTCACCCTCCTGTACGCAGTTGGGGAGGGTCGGAATGCGAGCGTTCAGTGAGAATTCCGGGGAGGGGAGTGCGCACCTTTTCTCATGCCCGGCCCACCCCATACGTCTGTCCAGCATCACTCCCGCCTTGGCTTCATCCTCGACGTTACAATAGCAGGCAGGGTTTTGTCGGATGTGTCATAGGAGAACGAGCGAGATGAGTACGGCACTGCAATTGTCACTCGAAGAATACGACCGGATGATTGCTGCGGGAGCATTCGTCGGTATGGACCGACACATCGAATTGATTCGTGGGGAGTTGCGCCAGATGAATCCAGCAGGACCGGTTCACGGGGATTTGATCATGTACTTACTTGATTGGTCTCACGATCAGGCGGATCGCTCCGCTTTTCTTGTAACCGGCCGATCTGGCGTGAACATGCCTGAAGTGGGCAGTCGTCCTGAACCAGACGTGTTCTGGATCCATCGCAGACGCTACCGCGACCGACATCCTGGAGTGAGTGATGTTGTTCTCGCGATTGAGGTGGCCGATTCCAGCTTGCAGTATGACTTGGGCGAGAAAGCAGACTTATACGCGGAGGCAGGACTCGCCGAGTACTGGGTCTTCGATGTACCGCATCAACGACTGCACGTGATGCGTGAACCAACCGGCAAAGCATACAACCATCGCGAAATCTTTCAGATTGGCGATTCAGCCTCTCCATCGATCCAACCCACCGCGACCCTGGACCTGCAAGATTTATTTGAAGGTGAATAAAAACGCTTGACGCCGCCCTCCGCATGCCAATACATTGGCACGTGTTAACTCATTAACACGTGCGGCATATCATTGGCAATGGCGAAAAAGAAACTGGCTGAACCTGCAAAACTAGGAGCCCGCGAACGGCAGATTCTGGATGCCGTCTATCACCTTGGGCAGGCTTCAGTCGCTGATGTGAGGTCGCAACTGAACGACCCGCCGAGCTACTCCTCCGTTCGCACAATGATGGGAATCCTGGAAACGAAGGGATTTCTGCGGAGGCATCGTGATGGAGTTCGCCACCTCTATTCGGCAACTCGATCTCGCGAGAAAGCGGGGCGATCGGCGCTGACGCACCTGATGTCGACGTTCTTCGAAGGATCCGCCAGCAAGATGATCGCCGCTTTACTGGATGAATCAGCGAGCCAATTGTCCGAAGACGAATTGGCTGAACTCCAGCAATCCATTGACCAAGCTCGCAAGCAAGGGAACTGACATGTCACTCAGCGATTGGATGTTCGACGTATCGATGAAGTCATTCATCGTGATGGCGATCGTGAGTTTGATGGTGCTGGTGTTTCACCGATCCTCCGCAGCCGTTCGCCACCGAATCTGGACCCTTGGTTTGTGTGGGACGCTTTGCATCCCTTTGCTCACATGCCTGTTACCGAGCTATCAAGTCGCTGTTCTGCCGCCAACATCCGTTGCGTCGGTTGCGACAATCGCTTCGACCAATTCAACGGCCGACGAAAGCGAAATGCTCGAACCGCTTCTTGTTAGCGATCCCCCGCAGCAGTCACCCAGTGCGTTGCCCGATGCGACTGTCATCAATGTCGCATCCGAGGCAGAGTCGGCACATCAACCAGACCGTGCATCGGCACCGTCAATTCTGATGCCTCCTTTGGTTCAAACGCCCGCAGCAAGCGATTCGTTGTGGATTGTGCTGTACCTGATTGGTACCACTGTGTTGTTGACAACTTGGTTGCTTCGTCAATTTCGGACGCTGAACTGGATCTCCAACGCGCATCCTGTTGACGAGCCAAATGTGCTCTCGTTGTTGTCAGAGATTCGCAAAGATTGGATGGAACGAAACGCCTCGAGTCGATCTCCACAGGTCTCGCTGTTGCACCGAGAAGATCTGTCGATGCCATGTGCAGCAGGAATTTTCCGACCAGTCATTCTCCTTCCGACCGAATGTTTGACTTGGCCGCAAGAACGCCTGAGGTCAGTCCTGCTTCATGAGCTGGCTCATGTTGTTCGGCGTGATTTGCTGACTCAATCATTGGCCGAGATCTGCCGCGCCGTCTATTGGTTCAATCCTTTCGTCTGGCTCGCCGTCGCACGGCTGCATGTTGAACGCGAACAGGCTTGCGATGATCACGTCCTTCGCTCGGGCGTCGTTGCCAGCGAATACGCCGAAACACTGCTCGATGTCGCACGTGATTATCGCCGCTCCCATCATGCGATCGGACTCGCAATGGCACGCCCCAACGCTTTGCAACAACGCATCGTCTCACTGCTGGATGCGACACGATCACGCATCGCAGTCAACCGATCCGTTGCACTTGGCGTGCTGGTTGCCATCACAATGATCAGCGGTGCGGTCTCTGTGTTGCGTCCCAGTTCGATGGCGGATGAACCAACCAAAGTCGCCGAACAAACAGAGGAACTAGGAGTCCAAACCCGTGGCATTGGTGTTTCGACGGAGGTCCTTTTGCGTGGAACGGTGGTTGATTCAAAAGGCATCCCTGTTCCCGATCCACAGATCGAAATCACGCTTCATCTCGCGAGTGGCAACAGACGCCTCAAGCCAACGATCAGTGGCAATTCCTTCGAGACTTGGTTGCCGGCCTCAAGATTAAGCTGGTACGGCTTCCATGTAGATGTTCGCCGAGATGGCACCAGCGACGAACGCGCCTTTCACTCTGTCAGTCGCCGTGAACTTCGTGGCTTCCTCGAAGGTGGCATGAACATCCAGCTACAACGTCCGACAGGTTTCACCGAGATCCATGTCACCGAAAAGAACCAACCCGTTCCAAACGCAAACGTGCAGGTTCAAATTGCATTCGGTCGAACCGCTCGCGAGAAAACCGACCGCAACGGAATGGCTCGAATCGGTCTCTACGAAAACAAAAGGCTGTCGTCCATCACGGCGTGGACCGCGGACCATCGCGTCGGCGGCTATCAATTCAGTCGCCAACCCGTGCGAGATGGCAACGCCCCGGTTCACTACGTTGAACTCTCAAAATGCCGCGACCAAACCATTCGCATGGTTGACGAAGATGGCGCCGGTATTGAGGGCGTCGAATTCCGAATGCAACTGGCAACTCCCGTCCCGCACGTCAACTACATCGGTACAACAGAGCAGTGGGAATTGAAGACCGATTCGAATGGCGAAGCCGTTTTGAAATATTTCCCGGATTGGCCGGAGGTCCATCGCTACGCCGAACTGCTCAGCCAAGATTGGTTCATTCTCAAAAAAGCGACTCCTGTCGATGACGCGCTGGTCATCACACTCAAACGTCGTGTCAAGCGTCACCGTGTGATGGGAAGCCTCAAGGGTGATCAGATAACTGTCGCCGGCTTCAGTGTTCAAGCAGGAACTTTCCAGGCAGAAACGGAAGGTCATAGCGAGCAACTTTTCGCGATCACCGATTCCCAAGGACACTTTTGGATCGACGTGCTTCCCGGAGCGACGTACAGCGTTCGCATCAACGACTCAAATTTGATCAGTGACTACTCGGACGTGCTAGCATTCGATCCAGAAACGTCGCAAGTCAATGCACCTGAACTCACCCTGCAAGAAGGTGTCGTGGCGAAGGCCAAATTGACCGCTGGCAAGGATCGGACACCCATCGCGAACGCAAGCGTGTCTTTTTGGGAAAAGCACCAATACGAATGGATGGAAGATGGAACATCCCGCACGGGTGTCACAGGGCGAAGCACTTGGGCAACCACCGATGAGGATGGAATCGCGACAATGCTCGTGCTTCCCGGCATCGTGGAAGTTTCAGCTCGTCAAAACGACTGGCGAAGTTCAGCTCGCATTGACGCTGCGGAGGACGGCGAGAACTTTGCTGAACTTCACCGAGAAATTGCGGAGTCGAGATTGGTAACGGGAAAACTGGTTCTGGCAGAAAATGCTGATGCCTCCTTGAACGACTGCGAGCTGACCATCGGTGCTATCGATGGCAAAACGTGGGACCAACGTTCGTTGCAAGTTGACGGCGACTCGGAGTTTTCCTTCGCGACCGCGGCATCGAAACTTGGCATTTGCGCCATCACTGACGACAAAAAATTCGCAGGTATCACGATTGCGAGAGACCTCACCGAACCAATCGTGGTGACGCTAAATCCGACCGAAACGATTCGTGGCCGCCTGTTGGACTCGAACGGCATTCCCGTCGCCGGCCGAACGATCATCGCTCGCGGCACCTTTGCTGATTCACTTGACAACCGAACACTCGATCCATTCACAAAGGTGTCTGCTCCTACTCAGGTGACAGTCACCAATCAAACCACAGAGTCGGATGCCGACGGGAACTATGTGATCACCGGTCTGCCGTGTTTTGTGACCACCACGATTTATGTCGAAGGCCAGGACTGGCGGCTCGACCAAGTCTATCTGCAACCTGGCGAAAAACGTCCGACGTTGGTTTCGAGACTTCACAGCACAACCCAATCAAAAGCATCCCGCAAACCCATCGTTCTACGTTGGTCAACTTTGATGCGAGACAGCAGACTGGGTGGCTATCGTTCTTTGGTCATTCTTTCGCAAGACAATGTCGAAGTGAATCAGTTCATTGATGATCACCTCTTGAACTATCGAAAGAATCGTGTTGCTGCGAAGTTCATGACACTGACTTACCATCCCAATCCCGCTGACGCCCGTTTCGCAGCGACTCAGAACTGGACCATTCCCAGTGAAAACAAACTCACTGCGATCGCCTACGATAAATCCGGAACGGAAATCGGACGGGAAACGTTTGACGCCGACGACCCGAACAGCGCCGCTCATGCAGCAGCATTCCTTCATCAACACGCCCCGGAGGATGTCGACATGGAGCAAGCTTGGAATGAAGCATTTGCAGTGGCAGAGCAAACGGATCGCCGGGTTTGGGTGCGACTGAGTGGACGCTATTGTGGCCCATGCTTCACATTCGCTCGCTGGCTGGATGACCACAGCAACGTATTGAGCAAGGACTTCGTAATGCTGAAACTGGAGCAGGGAACGAGTTCAGAGAACAGTGAAATCGTGAATCGCTTGACCGATGGAAATCATGTTGGCATCCCGTTCCACGCCATGTTCTTCGCCGACGGAACCAAAATCATCGACAGCAAGGGTCCCCTGGGAAACATCGGATCCGTGTCAGGATTTGAAGGCAAACAACACCTGAGAAAGATGCTGGAAGCCTCCTGCCAACGCATCTCACCCACCGAAATGCAATCGGTGATCTCGAGTCTGGAAGACTGACCAGAAAAGCAGCGGCTCTGCTTACAACGCGTCCGCGCGATGATGCGACAAGCGGTGATAGCGTCTGCCCGCACCTTC of the Rhodopirellula baltica SH 1 genome contains:
- a CDS encoding Gfo/Idh/MocA family protein; this translates as MTKSICRWGILGAANIARKNWKAIRMSGNGVVAAVASRDVQRAEAFIHDCSLECPPVITGPDGSAELTRPEAIGDYQALLNRDDIDAVYIALPTTHRKKWVLAAAAAGKHVIAEKPFAVHAEDAIEMADACREAGVNLMDGVMFDHSSRLPELKHTLTDPVAFGDLKRIQTHFSFCGDDSFEEANIRASADLEPHGALGDLGWYCIRFTLWAAGDRLPTAVSGQSTVRLDDGRVPGEFQGEMRFDDGLTAGFFCSFFCVNQQTATLSGNRGYATLNDFVLPFSGSESSWETHQHELFIDNCRWNFGEHSRKHGVTEHASGEADSQETRMFRHFADEVLHRRVEARSSEIAVKTQQVLDALRRSDADESRWVKL
- a CDS encoding Uma2 family endonuclease — its product is MSTALQLSLEEYDRMIAAGAFVGMDRHIELIRGELRQMNPAGPVHGDLIMYLLDWSHDQADRSAFLVTGRSGVNMPEVGSRPEPDVFWIHRRRYRDRHPGVSDVVLAIEVADSSLQYDLGEKADLYAEAGLAEYWVFDVPHQRLHVMREPTGKAYNHREIFQIGDSASPSIQPTATLDLQDLFEGE
- a CDS encoding BlaI/MecI/CopY family transcriptional regulator, which codes for MAKKKLAEPAKLGARERQILDAVYHLGQASVADVRSQLNDPPSYSSVRTMMGILETKGFLRRHRDGVRHLYSATRSREKAGRSALTHLMSTFFEGSASKMIAALLDESASQLSEDELAELQQSIDQARKQGN
- a CDS encoding M56 family metallopeptidase; amino-acid sequence: MSLSDWMFDVSMKSFIVMAIVSLMVLVFHRSSAAVRHRIWTLGLCGTLCIPLLTCLLPSYQVAVLPPTSVASVATIASTNSTADESEMLEPLLVSDPPQQSPSALPDATVINVASEAESAHQPDRASAPSILMPPLVQTPAASDSLWIVLYLIGTTVLLTTWLLRQFRTLNWISNAHPVDEPNVLSLLSEIRKDWMERNASSRSPQVSLLHREDLSMPCAAGIFRPVILLPTECLTWPQERLRSVLLHELAHVVRRDLLTQSLAEICRAVYWFNPFVWLAVARLHVEREQACDDHVLRSGVVASEYAETLLDVARDYRRSHHAIGLAMARPNALQQRIVSLLDATRSRIAVNRSVALGVLVAITMISGAVSVLRPSSMADEPTKVAEQTEELGVQTRGIGVSTEVLLRGTVVDSKGIPVPDPQIEITLHLASGNRRLKPTISGNSFETWLPASRLSWYGFHVDVRRDGTSDERAFHSVSRRELRGFLEGGMNIQLQRPTGFTEIHVTEKNQPVPNANVQVQIAFGRTAREKTDRNGMARIGLYENKRLSSITAWTADHRVGGYQFSRQPVRDGNAPVHYVELSKCRDQTIRMVDEDGAGIEGVEFRMQLATPVPHVNYIGTTEQWELKTDSNGEAVLKYFPDWPEVHRYAELLSQDWFILKKATPVDDALVITLKRRVKRHRVMGSLKGDQITVAGFSVQAGTFQAETEGHSEQLFAITDSQGHFWIDVLPGATYSVRINDSNLISDYSDVLAFDPETSQVNAPELTLQEGVVAKAKLTAGKDRTPIANASVSFWEKHQYEWMEDGTSRTGVTGRSTWATTDEDGIATMLVLPGIVEVSARQNDWRSSARIDAAEDGENFAELHREIAESRLVTGKLVLAENADASLNDCELTIGAIDGKTWDQRSLQVDGDSEFSFATAASKLGICAITDDKKFAGITIARDLTEPIVVTLNPTETIRGRLLDSNGIPVAGRTIIARGTFADSLDNRTLDPFTKVSAPTQVTVTNQTTESDADGNYVITGLPCFVTTTIYVEGQDWRLDQVYLQPGEKRPTLVSRLHSTTQSKASRKPIVLRWSTLMRDSRLGGYRSLVILSQDNVEVNQFIDDHLLNYRKNRVAAKFMTLTYHPNPADARFAATQNWTIPSENKLTAIAYDKSGTEIGRETFDADDPNSAAHAAAFLHQHAPEDVDMEQAWNEAFAVAEQTDRRVWVRLSGRYCGPCFTFARWLDDHSNVLSKDFVMLKLEQGTSSENSEIVNRLTDGNHVGIPFHAMFFADGTKIIDSKGPLGNIGSVSGFEGKQHLRKMLEASCQRISPTEMQSVISSLED